The region GGTGCGGCTCGCCCGGGCTCTTTGGCGCCTGGCTGAGGCCCTGGCACCCGAGGTGCGGTGGGAGGTGGCCCGTGGAGGCTAAGCGGCGCGTTTTGGCCGTGTTGAGGGAGGGCGCCATCGCCCTCGAGGCCGTGGCGCTAGGGGAGGTCCAGGTGCGGTTTTAGACCAAGGAGGCGTGATGGAGGAGAAACGGAGGGTTTTGGAGATGGTGAGGGCGGGGGAGATTGGGGTAGAGGAAGCCGTGGCCTTGCTTGAGCCTTTGGAAAGGCCTAGACCCCAGGCCTTGGCGTCCCTTTTGCGGTTGCACATGGACGCTTATGACGAGGGCAAGCCCGTGCGGATCCGCCTCAATCTGCCGCTGGCCCTGGCGGACCTCGTGGAGGGCTTCCTGCCCCAGGAGGCCAAGGCTACCCTGGAGCGCCAAGGGGTGAACCTGCGGGAGGTGCTCAGCCTGGCCCGGCAGGGGACGGAGGGGAAGCTTTTGGAGGTGGAGGCGGAAGGGGTCAAGGTAAAGGTGGGACTATGGTGATGCGACCGCTTCCCGTGCGTTGCCCGGCTTGCGAAAACCCCTTGGCGGTGAAGGTCCTTTTCTGCCCCGCCTGCGGCACCGAGGTTGCGGGCCGCTTCGCCCTAAACGAGTTCGCCCTCCTGCCCAAGGAGCACCTGGACTTCCTGCGGCTTTTCGTGAAGGTCCGGGGAAACCTAAAGGAGGTGGAGCGCCTCCTCGGCGTGTCCTACCCCACGGTGCGGGCCCGGCTGGATGCTCTCCTGCGGGCTTTGGGCTACGAGGCGGAGCCGGAGGGTACGGAGGAGGCGCGCCTCCAGGTCCTGGAGGCCTTGCGCAAGGGGGAGATCAGCGTGGAGGAGGCGGTGGCGCGCTTGCGGGGAGGGAAAAGCTGAAGGCGGTGCCCTTTCCCACCTCGCTTTCCACCCAGACCTCCCCCCCGTGGGCCTCGAGGATGGCCTTCACGATGGCCAGCCCTAACCCCGAGCCCCCCCGCTCCCGGTCCCGGGCCTTGTCCACCCGGTAGAAGCGCTCAAAGAGGTGCGGGAGGTGCTCCTCGGGAATGCCTTCCCCGTCGTCCTCCACCCGCACCACCACCTTCTTCCCCAGGTCGAAAGCCCTAAGCCACACGTGCCGGGACCCGGCCTTGAGGCTGTTGGCCACCAGGTTGGCTAGGACCTGGTGGAGCCGATCCGGGTCCCCCCGCACGTACACCTCCGGG is a window of Thermus sp. LT1-2-5 DNA encoding:
- a CDS encoding DUF2089 domain-containing protein, with translation MVMRPLPVRCPACENPLAVKVLFCPACGTEVAGRFALNEFALLPKEHLDFLRLFVKVRGNLKEVERLLGVSYPTVRARLDALLRALGYEAEPEGTEEARLQVLEALRKGEISVEEAVARLRGGKS